In one Denitratisoma sp. genomic region, the following are encoded:
- a CDS encoding ATP-binding protein, producing the protein MRSETTINTRTSSFARLAHNQRRWLLLGMLGLLHLLLLEGIASGVGRTLLVGHIGLFILWQPFVRAEQRLSPLQLAVTAVIVAASAYWAGNWMMIFWTMALAGIVGGKVFFYAGRGTKVFYLLVLSYLISVLLVVLVPQVLPGNFMPPGEFLFLAKYVLPALFPVMAFLPVEQEAEGEVEVVDFVYSAFIFLLLAVLVLGSIAAMLLLKRGYFESLVATIIAFGAILLLMAWAWNPRLGFAGFGVFFSRYMLSLGLPFERWLHELADNMQREEEPDRFLAQSLEGMTRLPWVNGCEWRASGSSGGSGRQEGQRSEFRHGLLTLAVFTQQPLSPALNWHFNLLAQLLGEFYEAKLRARELQQLSFVKAIHQTGARLTHDVKNLLQSLNALCLAAAGEGETPSPEYQALLRRQLPVIAQRLQQTLDKLRRPELEGAQFVPAGQWWAGLQARYAQAGVSFFPPRIEGDLMIPATLFNSAAENLIENALAKKQETPALQVRVELDLDGRIRLKVSDDGREIPPEVAQNLLRAPVASRVGLGIGLYQAARHAEFYGYELKVSANQTGRVVFELCRLSERTT; encoded by the coding sequence ATGCGGTCAGAAACCACAATAAATACGCGGACTTCCTCCTTCGCCCGGCTGGCCCACAACCAGCGCCGCTGGCTGCTGCTGGGCATGCTCGGCCTCCTGCACCTGTTGCTGCTGGAAGGCATCGCCAGCGGCGTCGGCCGTACCCTGCTGGTGGGGCATATCGGCCTGTTCATCCTCTGGCAGCCCTTCGTGCGGGCCGAGCAGCGCCTCAGCCCGCTGCAGCTCGCGGTGACGGCCGTGATCGTTGCCGCCTCGGCCTACTGGGCCGGCAACTGGATGATGATCTTCTGGACGATGGCGCTGGCCGGCATCGTCGGCGGCAAGGTGTTCTTCTATGCCGGCCGGGGCACGAAGGTCTTCTATCTCCTCGTCCTGTCCTACCTGATCAGCGTGCTGCTGGTGGTGCTGGTGCCGCAGGTGCTGCCCGGCAACTTCATGCCGCCCGGCGAGTTCCTGTTCCTGGCCAAGTACGTGCTGCCGGCGCTGTTCCCCGTGATGGCCTTCCTGCCGGTGGAACAGGAAGCCGAAGGCGAGGTCGAGGTCGTCGACTTCGTCTACAGCGCCTTCATCTTCCTCCTGCTGGCGGTGCTGGTGCTGGGCAGCATCGCCGCCATGCTGCTGCTCAAGCGCGGCTATTTCGAGTCGCTGGTGGCGACGATCATCGCCTTCGGGGCGATCCTGCTGCTGATGGCCTGGGCATGGAACCCGCGCCTCGGCTTCGCCGGCTTCGGCGTCTTCTTTTCCCGCTACATGCTGTCGCTGGGGCTGCCCTTCGAGCGCTGGCTGCACGAGCTGGCCGACAACATGCAGCGCGAGGAGGAACCGGACCGGTTTCTGGCCCAGTCGCTCGAGGGCATGACCCGGCTGCCGTGGGTCAACGGCTGCGAATGGCGCGCCTCCGGCAGCAGCGGCGGCTCGGGCCGGCAGGAGGGACAGCGCAGCGAATTCCGGCACGGGCTGCTGACGCTGGCCGTCTTCACCCAGCAGCCTCTCAGCCCGGCGCTGAACTGGCACTTCAACCTGCTCGCGCAACTGCTCGGCGAATTCTACGAAGCCAAGCTGCGCGCCCGGGAATTGCAGCAGCTCAGCTTCGTCAAGGCCATCCACCAGACCGGCGCGCGCCTGACGCACGACGTGAAGAACCTCCTGCAGTCGCTCAATGCGCTTTGCCTGGCGGCGGCCGGCGAGGGCGAGACGCCCTCGCCCGAATACCAGGCCCTGCTGCGGCGCCAGCTGCCGGTCATCGCGCAGCGGCTGCAGCAGACGCTCGACAAGCTGCGGCGGCCCGAGCTGGAGGGCGCGCAATTCGTGCCCGCCGGACAGTGGTGGGCCGGGCTGCAGGCCCGCTACGCCCAGGCCGGCGTCAGCTTCTTCCCGCCGCGCATCGAAGGCGACCTGATGATCCCCGCCACGCTGTTCAACAGCGCAGCGGAAAACCTCATCGAGAACGCGCTGGCCAAGAAGCAGGAGACGCCGGCGCTGCAGGTCCGCGTCGAACTCGACCTCGACGGGCGGATCCGGCTCAAGGTGAGCGACGACGGCAGGGAGATTCCGCCCGAAGTGGCGCAGAACCTGTTACGTGCGCCCGTTGCCTCGCGGGTGGGCCTGGGCATCGGCCTCTATCAGGCCGCCCGGCATGCCGAGTTCTACGGGTATGAATTGAAAGTCAGTGCCAACCAGACGGGGCGGGTCGTTTTCGAACTGTGCCGCTTGTCCGAGAGGACAACGTAA
- a CDS encoding monovalent cation:proton antiporter-2 (CPA2) family protein has translation MTTLQLVLVLLASAVLVVVVFRSLNLPPVLGYLLVGAAIGPHALDLIPDSEATQHLAEFGVVFLMFSIGLEFSLARLYSMKRTVFGLGMAQVAVTVAINVPVAMLAGLSWQAGIALGGILAMSSTALVVKMLAERMQLESKHGREIIGVLLFQDLAVVPLLIVVPALSQAPEALAGTLAVAALKAAVVLSLILFFGQRLMRGWFHIVARRRSAELFMLNVLLITLGLAYLTELAGLSLALGAFLAGMLISETEYRYQVEEDIKPFRDVLLGLFFITVGMFLDVGVIADQLPWVIGLLALLLAGKFVLIAGLSRAFGALPGTAMRTGLWLCAGGEFGFVLIAHIKDLPLLPGATLQVVTAALVLSMLLAPLIVMHSEKVVMRFCASEWMLRAMELTQIAAHSMATEKHAIICGYGRSGQYLARFMEQEGISYVALDLDPERVREAAAAGDTVVYGDAARREALVAAGLMRASVLIVSYADPDSALRVLALARQLRPELPVVVRAADESDFDRLSQAGAAEVVPETLESSIMLASHALVLLGVPINRVVRRFREVREQRYDLMRGFFHGATDAADDLDEARQRRMHSVVLNPGAWGIGKTIADLGLDRFEVSVSVIRRRGIRAVSPSPEARFEAGDVVVLLGVPDGLAAGEERLLKG, from the coding sequence ATGACCACCCTGCAACTCGTACTCGTCCTGCTCGCTTCCGCGGTGTTGGTGGTCGTGGTGTTCCGCTCGCTCAACCTGCCGCCGGTGCTGGGCTATCTGCTGGTCGGCGCCGCCATCGGCCCGCATGCGCTGGACCTGATTCCCGATTCCGAGGCGACGCAGCATCTGGCCGAGTTCGGCGTGGTGTTCCTGATGTTCTCGATCGGCCTCGAGTTCTCGCTGGCGCGCCTGTACAGCATGAAGCGCACGGTGTTCGGCCTCGGCATGGCGCAGGTCGCCGTGACGGTCGCCATCAACGTGCCCGTCGCCATGCTGGCGGGACTGTCCTGGCAGGCCGGCATCGCGCTGGGCGGCATCCTGGCGATGTCGTCCACCGCGCTGGTCGTCAAGATGCTGGCCGAGCGCATGCAGCTCGAGTCGAAGCATGGCCGCGAGATCATCGGCGTGCTGCTGTTCCAGGACCTGGCGGTGGTGCCGCTGCTGATCGTCGTGCCGGCGCTGTCGCAGGCGCCGGAGGCTCTGGCCGGCACCCTCGCGGTGGCGGCGCTGAAGGCCGCAGTGGTGCTCTCGCTGATCCTGTTCTTCGGCCAGCGCCTGATGCGCGGCTGGTTCCACATCGTGGCGAGGCGGCGTTCGGCCGAGCTGTTCATGCTCAACGTCCTGCTGATCACCCTCGGCCTGGCCTACCTCACCGAACTGGCCGGCCTCTCGCTGGCGCTGGGCGCCTTCCTCGCCGGCATGCTGATCTCCGAGACGGAATACCGCTACCAGGTGGAGGAGGACATCAAGCCCTTCCGCGACGTCCTGCTCGGGCTGTTCTTCATCACCGTCGGCATGTTCCTCGACGTGGGCGTCATCGCGGACCAGCTGCCCTGGGTGATCGGCCTGCTGGCGCTGTTGCTGGCCGGAAAATTCGTCCTCATCGCCGGCCTGTCGCGGGCCTTCGGCGCCCTGCCGGGCACGGCCATGCGCACCGGCCTGTGGCTGTGCGCCGGCGGCGAGTTCGGCTTCGTGCTGATTGCCCACATCAAGGATCTGCCCCTGCTGCCCGGCGCCACCCTGCAGGTGGTGACGGCGGCGCTGGTGCTGTCGATGCTGCTGGCGCCGCTGATCGTGATGCACAGCGAGAAGGTCGTCATGCGCTTCTGCGCCTCGGAATGGATGCTGCGGGCGATGGAATTGACGCAGATCGCCGCGCATTCGATGGCGACCGAAAAGCACGCCATCATCTGCGGCTACGGCCGCAGCGGCCAGTACCTGGCGCGCTTCATGGAGCAGGAAGGAATCTCCTATGTCGCCCTCGACCTCGACCCGGAGCGCGTGCGCGAGGCCGCCGCGGCCGGCGACACCGTGGTGTACGGCGACGCCGCCCGGCGCGAGGCGCTGGTGGCCGCCGGGCTGATGCGCGCCAGCGTCCTGATCGTCTCCTATGCCGATCCCGACTCGGCCCTGCGCGTGCTGGCCCTGGCGCGGCAGCTCCGTCCCGAGCTGCCGGTGGTGGTCAGGGCGGCCGACGAGAGCGACTTCGACCGCCTCTCGCAGGCCGGCGCCGCCGAGGTGGTGCCGGAGACGCTCGAATCCAGCATCATGCTCGCCTCGCACGCCCTGGTGCTGCTCGGCGTGCCGATCAACCGCGTCGTGCGGCGCTTCCGCGAGGTGCGCGAGCAGCGCTACGACCTGATGCGCGGCTTCTTCCACGGCGCCACCGACGCCGCCGACGACCTCGACGAGGCGCGGCAGCGGCGCATGCATTCCGTCGTGCTGAATCCCGGCGCCTGGGGCATCGGCAAGACCATCGCCGATCTCGGCCTGGACCGCTTCGAAGTCTCGGTGTCGGTGATCCGCCGGCGCGGCATCCGGGCCGTCAGCCCCTCGCCGGAGGCCCGCTTCGAGGCGGGCGACGTGGTCGTGCTGCTGGGCGTGCCGGACGGGCTGGCGGCGGGGGAGGAGCGGCTGCTGAAGGGGTGA
- a CDS encoding prepilin-type N-terminal cleavage/methylation domain-containing protein: MRQKQMGFTLVEIAIVLVIIGLLLGGVLKGQELINSAKVKNFANDFRNIPLFIYGYQDKYKSLPGDDAAAATHVTGATTATTPAASQGNGVINGNWNSSTVTDESFLFWQHVRLAGLAAGPTTVTDPDYIPKNAEGGPIGIEAGNAGFIGNIAGPPAIQGLASTYVICSQGILGKFAKQLDITMDDGNTQTGSMRVVDLTHVRGGGALATTAVVDSTSYIVCMGL, encoded by the coding sequence GTGAGACAAAAACAGATGGGCTTCACCTTGGTCGAAATCGCCATCGTTCTGGTGATTATCGGCCTCTTGCTCGGCGGCGTGTTGAAGGGACAGGAACTGATCAACAGCGCGAAGGTGAAAAACTTCGCCAATGACTTCCGCAACATCCCCCTGTTCATCTACGGCTATCAGGACAAGTACAAGTCGCTGCCGGGTGACGACGCCGCGGCAGCGACCCATGTCACCGGGGCCACCACCGCCACCACCCCGGCCGCCTCGCAAGGCAACGGCGTCATCAACGGCAACTGGAATTCTTCGACGGTAACGGACGAGTCGTTCCTGTTCTGGCAGCACGTGCGCCTCGCCGGCCTCGCCGCCGGCCCGACCACCGTCACCGACCCGGACTACATCCCGAAGAATGCCGAAGGCGGTCCGATCGGCATCGAGGCGGGCAACGCCGGCTTCATCGGCAACATCGCCGGCCCGCCGGCGATCCAGGGCCTTGCCAGCACCTATGTGATCTGCTCGCAGGGCATCCTCGGCAAGTTCGCCAAGCAACTCGACATCACGATGGACGACGGCAACACGCAAACCGGCTCCATGCGCGTGGTGGATCTCACTCATGTGCGCGGCGGCGGCGCCCTGGCCACCACTGCGGTGGTTGACTCCACTTCCTACATCGTCTGCATGGGCCTGTAA
- a CDS encoding type II secretion system F family protein: MALFTYKAMNEGGRVVHGQLDAINLVDLEMRLKRMELDFINGSEVRQGGLFRGGKIPKPELINFCFHMEQLTRAGVPILDGLTDLRDSIYHPRFREVIASMIESIEGGRTFSQAMSEHPKVFDKVFSSLIRAGENTGNLPAVLKSLNESLKWEDELASHTKKLFMYPAFVGTIVLGVTFFLMVYLVPQMAGFIKNMGQDMPTQTKVLLATSAIVKQYWYLFLAAPVLAAVGIKVGVETNPAFRRRFDEFKLALPILGPILRKIILSRFASVFAMMYASGIAIIDSIRATEDVVGNTVIQDGLKRAGQLIGEGQNVTVAFQNIGLFPPLVIRMLRVGENTGALDTALLNVAYFYNRDVKESIEKVQAMIEPAMTLILGAILGWVMLSVLGPIYDVITKLKI; this comes from the coding sequence ATGGCGCTGTTCACCTACAAGGCGATGAATGAAGGCGGCCGCGTCGTGCACGGCCAACTCGACGCCATCAACCTGGTCGACCTCGAAATGCGCCTCAAGCGCATGGAGCTCGACTTCATCAACGGCAGCGAAGTCCGCCAGGGCGGGCTGTTCCGCGGCGGCAAGATCCCCAAGCCGGAGCTGATCAATTTCTGCTTCCACATGGAGCAACTCACGCGCGCCGGCGTGCCGATCCTCGACGGCCTCACCGACCTGCGCGACAGCATCTACCACCCGCGCTTCCGCGAGGTGATCGCCAGCATGATCGAGTCCATCGAGGGCGGCCGCACGTTCTCCCAGGCGATGAGCGAGCACCCGAAGGTCTTCGACAAGGTCTTCAGCAGCCTGATCCGCGCCGGCGAGAACACCGGCAACCTGCCGGCCGTGCTGAAAAGCCTCAACGAGTCGCTCAAGTGGGAGGACGAGCTGGCCTCCCACACCAAGAAGCTGTTCATGTACCCGGCCTTCGTCGGCACCATCGTGCTCGGCGTAACCTTCTTCCTGATGGTCTACCTGGTGCCGCAGATGGCCGGCTTCATCAAGAACATGGGGCAGGACATGCCGACGCAGACCAAGGTGCTGCTGGCGACCTCCGCCATCGTCAAGCAATACTGGTACCTCTTCCTGGCCGCCCCCGTCCTCGCCGCCGTCGGCATCAAGGTCGGCGTCGAGACCAACCCGGCCTTCCGCCGCCGCTTCGACGAGTTCAAGCTGGCGCTGCCCATCCTCGGCCCGATCCTGCGCAAGATCATCCTGTCGCGCTTCGCCAGCGTCTTCGCCATGATGTACGCCTCGGGCATCGCCATCATCGACTCGATCCGCGCCACGGAAGACGTGGTCGGCAACACCGTCATCCAGGACGGCCTCAAGCGCGCCGGCCAGCTGATCGGCGAAGGCCAGAACGTCACCGTCGCCTTCCAGAACATCGGCCTCTTCCCGCCCCTGGTCATCCGCATGCTGCGCGTCGGCGAGAACACCGGCGCGCTCGACACCGCGCTGCTCAACGTCGCCTATTTCTACAACCGCGACGTCAAGGAATCCATCGAAAAGGTCCAGGCCATGATCGAGCCGGCGATGACCCTCATCCTCGGCGCCATCCTCGGCTGGGTCATGCTCTCGGTGCTCGGCCCCATCTACGACGTCATCACCAAGCTGAAGATCTGA
- a CDS encoding type II secretion system protein has translation MNAVPRRLTFARGFTLAEMAVVLVIVALLIAGMVLPISAQQDIRARQETEKALSDIREALLGYAASHSASDGKPHLPCPDTNDDGSEDRSATPGPCTSQEGRIPWTNIGLGRNDAWNNRLRYRVTAAFSNSATGFTLTSAGDLSVCADSACVSTIAASVPAVVLSHGINGAGAFNMAGGTNPAPTVADELENTDGDTVFVSRISDGGFDDLAIWVPSTVLMNRMLTSGKLP, from the coding sequence ATGAACGCCGTCCCGCGCAGACTGACTTTTGCCCGCGGCTTCACCCTCGCCGAGATGGCGGTGGTGCTGGTGATCGTGGCGCTGCTCATCGCAGGCATGGTGCTGCCGATCTCGGCTCAACAGGACATCCGCGCACGGCAGGAAACCGAAAAGGCGCTCTCCGACATTCGCGAGGCGCTGCTCGGCTACGCCGCCAGCCATTCCGCATCCGACGGAAAGCCCCATCTGCCCTGCCCCGACACCAATGACGACGGGAGCGAAGACCGCAGCGCCACGCCGGGGCCTTGCACCAGCCAGGAGGGACGCATTCCCTGGACGAACATCGGACTCGGCCGCAACGACGCCTGGAACAACCGTCTCCGCTACCGCGTTACGGCAGCGTTCTCGAACAGCGCCACCGGATTCACCCTCACCAGCGCCGGCGATTTGAGTGTCTGCGCCGACAGCGCCTGCGTATCGACGATCGCCGCCAGCGTGCCCGCCGTCGTGCTCTCGCATGGCATCAACGGGGCCGGCGCCTTCAACATGGCCGGCGGCACCAACCCCGCCCCCACTGTCGCCGACGAACTGGAAAACACGGACGGCGACACTGTCTTCGTCAGCCGGATATCCGATGGCGGATTCGACGATCTCGCGATCTGGGTTCCCTCCACCGTCCTCATGAACCGCATGCTCACCTCCGGCAAGCTCCCCTGA
- a CDS encoding adenylate/guanylate cyclase domain-containing protein, whose amino-acid sequence MTAGSNGLLDRLRTAGIDPDDSEELRLNKSLLMFATGLASVASMLWLVIYWNLGPQFSSTLPFAFQILLAVNLAIYIRWGNFDFFRLSQLTLLLFFPFVVQWSIGNFITSSGIAIWGLLAPVGALLFFGVREAFGWFIAYLFLLAMSGFFDFHLAEAEFQTKTQVPVRTAVVFFALNFAAVATIIFLLLRFAIVEKQKAQTRLNDAHRLLQIEQERSERLLLNILPGPVAERLKNSNQTIADGFADVTVMFADIVNFTHVAEGMAPTQVFAMLNRIFSSFDELAEEYGLEKIKTIGDAYMVAGGLNDGQSDYSVAIADMALAMRELLRRDFTVNESHLEVRIGIGTGPVVAGVVGKKKFIYDLWGDTVNIASRITSEGVPGMIQVDATTYRRLKERFDFHEPQTIYLKGKGNMEVHRMIGRRGAAAA is encoded by the coding sequence ATGACGGCCGGCTCAAATGGCCTCCTCGACCGGCTGCGCACTGCCGGTATCGACCCTGACGACAGCGAAGAGCTGCGGCTGAACAAGTCGCTGCTGATGTTCGCCACGGGCCTGGCCAGCGTGGCCTCGATGCTGTGGCTGGTCATCTACTGGAACCTGGGGCCGCAGTTTTCCTCGACGCTGCCTTTCGCCTTCCAGATCCTGCTGGCCGTCAACCTGGCGATCTACATCAGGTGGGGCAATTTCGATTTCTTCCGCCTCAGCCAGCTGACGCTGCTGCTCTTCTTTCCCTTCGTCGTGCAATGGAGCATCGGCAACTTCATCACGTCGAGCGGCATTGCCATCTGGGGCCTGCTGGCCCCGGTCGGCGCCCTGCTGTTCTTCGGCGTGCGCGAGGCCTTCGGCTGGTTCATCGCCTACCTCTTCCTGCTGGCGATGTCGGGCTTCTTCGATTTCCACCTCGCCGAGGCGGAGTTCCAGACCAAGACGCAGGTTCCCGTCAGGACGGCGGTGGTCTTCTTCGCCCTCAACTTCGCGGCGGTGGCGACCATCATCTTCCTGCTGCTGCGCTTCGCCATCGTCGAGAAGCAGAAGGCGCAGACGCGCCTCAACGACGCCCACCGCCTGCTGCAGATCGAGCAGGAGCGCTCGGAGCGGCTGCTGCTCAACATCCTGCCCGGCCCGGTCGCCGAACGGCTGAAGAACAGCAATCAGACCATCGCCGACGGCTTCGCCGACGTCACGGTGATGTTCGCCGACATCGTCAACTTCACCCACGTCGCGGAGGGCATGGCGCCGACCCAGGTGTTCGCCATGCTCAACCGCATCTTCTCCTCCTTCGACGAGCTGGCCGAGGAATACGGCCTGGAGAAGATCAAGACCATCGGCGACGCCTACATGGTGGCCGGCGGCCTCAACGACGGCCAGTCGGACTATTCGGTCGCCATCGCCGACATGGCGCTGGCCATGCGCGAACTGCTGCGCCGCGACTTTACGGTGAACGAGTCCCACCTGGAGGTGCGCATCGGCATCGGCACCGGGCCGGTGGTCGCCGGCGTGGTGGGCAAGAAGAAGTTCATCTACGACCTGTGGGGCGATACGGTGAACATCGCCAGCCGCATCACCTCCGAGGGCGTGCCCGGCATGATCCAGGTGGATGCCACCACCTACCGCCGCCTGAAGGAGCGTTTCGACTTCCACGAGCCGCAGACGATCTACCTCAAGGGCAAGGGCAACATGGAAGTGCACCGCATGATCGGCCGCAGGGGCGCCGCGGCAGCGTAG
- a CDS encoding GSU2403 family nucleotidyltransferase fold protein, whose protein sequence is MAAPALYREHELAFRTQYAELKERVLASGLLLPGTTGTLALRKGSGYPYWYRVFYSVPGKQSEELVCKDGDAEALQSMRERMRFSEWAASQVSMLRKLGFQVADKSAARVLVELHNRGAFQAGLVLVGTLGYMAWLNELGAVAVSARTLDIDLARRQQLKLAAPLPFLATLQATGLPFAAVPGLRASENATSVKLPGVQGLRVDVLAPGARLGSIVRVPELAWAAQAVPHYGYLLEASEPGAMLAGGHCVPVRLPQAARLVWHKFYSSTQRRGFREKAAKDQHQALVLAAVLAESDPLALKGAFSDAPATMTKAVKPLYPALAKSPGVAQALGEVLAECLTARKKRP, encoded by the coding sequence ATGGCTGCGCCGGCGCTGTATCGCGAGCACGAACTGGCTTTCCGTACCCAGTACGCGGAACTCAAGGAACGGGTTCTGGCATCCGGATTGCTGCTGCCCGGCACGACGGGCACGCTCGCCTTGCGCAAAGGCAGCGGCTACCCGTACTGGTACCGGGTCTTTTACTCGGTCCCGGGCAAGCAATCCGAGGAACTGGTCTGCAAGGACGGCGATGCCGAAGCCCTGCAGTCCATGCGAGAGCGGATGCGCTTCAGCGAATGGGCGGCGTCCCAGGTCTCCATGCTGCGCAAGCTCGGATTTCAGGTGGCCGACAAATCCGCGGCCCGCGTATTGGTCGAACTGCATAATCGGGGCGCATTCCAGGCAGGTCTCGTGCTGGTCGGCACGCTGGGCTACATGGCCTGGCTCAACGAGTTGGGTGCGGTCGCCGTCAGCGCCCGTACCCTGGATATCGACCTTGCGCGCCGGCAGCAGCTCAAGCTGGCGGCCCCGCTGCCGTTTCTCGCGACGCTGCAGGCAACGGGGTTGCCGTTTGCGGCGGTTCCGGGGCTGCGCGCATCCGAAAACGCGACGTCCGTGAAATTGCCCGGCGTGCAAGGCCTGCGCGTCGATGTGCTTGCGCCCGGCGCGCGGCTGGGGTCCATTGTCCGTGTGCCCGAACTGGCGTGGGCCGCACAGGCCGTGCCGCATTACGGCTACCTGCTCGAAGCATCCGAACCGGGCGCGATGCTGGCGGGCGGGCATTGCGTTCCCGTCCGCCTGCCGCAGGCGGCGCGTCTCGTCTGGCACAAGTTCTATTCAAGCACCCAGAGACGCGGCTTCAGGGAAAAGGCCGCCAAGGATCAGCACCAGGCGCTTGTTCTGGCGGCCGTGCTTGCAGAATCCGACCCCCTGGCCTTGAAGGGCGCCTTTTCCGATGCCCCCGCAACCATGACCAAGGCCGTCAAGCCGCTTTACCCGGCATTGGCGAAAAGCCCCGGGGTTGCCCAGGCGCTCGGGGAAGTGCTGGCTGAATGTCTGACAGCCCGGAAAAAGCGCCCCTGA